The window AGGGCGGTGCCCCACGCCTGCTCCGGCTTCAGCGTGCTGGTGGCGATGGTGGAGCCGAGGTTGAGCTTGATGTCCTTGGCGTACTCGGGCAGAGCCGCCTTGACCGCGTCCAGACCCATGGTCAGGCCCCGGCGCCGGCGAGGAGCTTGGTGGCGTCCAGGGTGTCGCCGCCCTTGTTCCAGTTGCACGGGCAGAGCTCGTCGGTCTGGAGGGCGTCGAGCACCCGCAGCACCTCGGAGACGTTGCGGCCGACCGAGCCGGCGGTCACCATGACGAACTGGATCTCGTTGTCCGGGTCGACGATGAAGGTCGCCCGCTGGGCCACGCCGTCCTCGCCGAGCACGCCGCAGGCGGCGGTCAGCTCACGCTTGACGTCGCTCAGCATCGGGAACGGCAGCTCGCGCAGGTCCGGGTGGTCCTTGCGCCACGCGTAGTGGACGAACTCGTTGTCCACCGACACGCCGAGGACCTGGGCGTCCCGGTCGGCGAACTCCTCGTTCAGCCGGCCGAACTCCGCGATCTCGGTCGGGCAGACGAAGGTGAAGTCCTTCGGCCAGAAGAAGACGACGCGCCACTTCCCCTGGTGCGACTTGTGGTCGATCGACTCGAACGCCTTGTCGGCGTCCAGCGACACGCAGGCGGTGAGTTCGTACTCGGGGAAGCGGTCACCGACAGTGAGCACAGGTCCTCCTTGACAGCGGCACGAGGCCGGTAACTGGATCGGTTCCAGATACTTCCGCAGCTCCGTTTCCGCCGGTCGGCGGCCGGGTGACTTGTGAAGTCGATCACCGACGGCGGGTCGTGCCGGCGAGCCGTTCACCCGTGCGGTACCGGGACCCTCCGTCACCGTCCCGCCATGTGGATTACGCCTCCCAAAACCGGGTCCCAGATGGCAGAGTGGCGATCGTGACCAGCACCGACCTGATTATTCGCACCTAGCGCGCCGGCCTCCCCTCCGCCGAGCGCGCAGACCTCCCGCATCCGCGGGGGGTCTTTTTGTTGCTCTCCGAAAGGACTCCCTGATGACGTTCCAGGTGTACGACACCACGCTGCGCGACGGCGCCCAGCGCGAGGGGCTCAGTTACTCGGTGGTCGACAAGCTCGCGGTGGCCCGCCTGCTCGACGAGTTCGGGGTCGGCTTCATCGAGGGAGGCTGGCCGGGCGCCGTGCCGAAGGACACCGAGTTCTTCCGCCGGGCACGCGCCGAACTCGACCTGAAGCACGCGCTGCTGGTCGCGTTCGGGGC is drawn from Micromonospora sp. NBC_01740 and contains these coding sequences:
- a CDS encoding peroxiredoxin translates to MLTVGDRFPEYELTACVSLDADKAFESIDHKSHQGKWRVVFFWPKDFTFVCPTEIAEFGRLNEEFADRDAQVLGVSVDNEFVHYAWRKDHPDLRELPFPMLSDVKRELTAACGVLGEDGVAQRATFIVDPDNEIQFVMVTAGSVGRNVSEVLRVLDALQTDELCPCNWNKGGDTLDATKLLAGAGA